In Malus sylvestris chromosome 16, drMalSylv7.2, whole genome shotgun sequence, the following are encoded in one genomic region:
- the LOC126607048 gene encoding uncharacterized protein LOC126607048: protein MSGPSDRRFDLNLVEEAAPPSPDNIWRPSFVSPTGPLTVGDSVMKNDMTAAVVARNLLTPKDNRLLSKRSDELAVKDSLALSVQCAGSVSNMAQRLFARTRQVESLAAEVMSLKQEIRGLKHENKQLHRLAHDYATNMKRKLDQMKETDGQVLLDHQRFVGLFQRHLLPSSSGAVPRNEAPNDQPLMPPPSRVLSSTEAPNDPPPMPSLSGALPTAETSPKQPL, encoded by the exons atgtctggcccctccgaccgtcgttttgacttgaaccttgttgaagaggcagccccgccttctccagacaacatatggcgcccatccttcgtctccccaactggtcctcttaccgttggggattccgtgatgaagaatgatatgaccgctgcggtggtggccaggaaccttctcactcccaaagataacagactactttccaaacggtctgatgagttagctgttaaggattcgctggctctcagtgttcagtgtgcaggttctgtgtctaatatggcccaacgcctatttgctcgaacccgccaagttgaatcattggcggctgaagtgatgagtctcaaacaggagattagagggctcaagcatgagaataaacagttgcaccggctcgcacatgactatgctacaaacatgaagaggaagcttgaccagatgaaggaaactgatggtcag gttttacttgatcatcagagatttgtgggtttgttccaaaggcatttattgccttcgtcttctggggctgtaccgcgtaatgaagctccaaatgatcaacctctaatgcctcctccttctagggttttgtccagtactgaggctccgaatgatccccctccgatgccttctctttctggggctctaccgactgctgagacttctcctaagcaacctttgtga
- the LOC126607038 gene encoding LOW QUALITY PROTEIN: uncharacterized protein LOC126607038 (The sequence of the model RefSeq protein was modified relative to this genomic sequence to represent the inferred CDS: inserted 2 bases in 1 codon; deleted 1 base in 1 codon) — translation MVKVRMNTADVAAEVKCLRRLIGMRCSNVYDISPKTYMFKLMNSSGVTESGESEKVFLLIESGVRLHTTQYVRDKSNTPSGFTLKLRKHIRTRRLEDVRQLGYDRIVLFQFGLGANAYYVILELYAQGNVILADSDFMVMTLLRSHRDDDKGVAIMSRHRYPVEICRVFERTTAEKLQEALTLSKEPDNNEPVKDLEGGNIVPDAPKEKKGKSKGGKPAESSKSTGDAKAKQATLKNVLGDALGYGPALSEHIILEAGLIPNTKVSKENKLDDNAIQLLVEAVAKFEDWLHDVISGDKIPEGYILMQKNSGKSGPPSEPGSSVQIYDEFCPILLNQFKSREHVEFETFDASLDEFYSKIESQRAEQQQKAKESSATQKLNKIRVDQENRVHMLRKEVDQCVKMAELIEYNLDDVDAAIVAVRVALAKGTSWEDIARMVKEEKKYGNPVASLIDKLQLEKNCMTLLLSNNLDEMDDDEKTLPADKVEVDLALSAHANARRWYELKKKQESKQEKTVTAHEKAFKAAEKKTRLQLSQEKAVASISHMRKVHWFEKFNWFISSENYLIISGRDAQQNEMIVKRYMSKGDLYVHAELHGASSTVIKNHRPDQPVPPLTLNQAGCFTVCHSAAWDSKIVTSAWWVHPHQVSKTAPTGEYLTVGSFMIRGKKNFLPPHPLIMGFGLLFRLDESSLGSHLNERRVIGEEEGTDDVDEIGPLEEVSDSESENETAEKNSEESKTAPDSSIHITKPDLKDPSENGLLRSNAETKDSHEISMKDRKALSDADISVNGVSSVTPELEDLIDRALGLGSTAMSAKKYQIDTSPVGLVAEPNVEENKATGRDKPHISKAERRKLKKGQTGCAHEEQAEVQNEKLKHDSSVSQPEKEVHEKKPSGGKTSQLKLHNVSFSQTEKEVHDKKPSSGKASRGQKGKLKKMKEKYADQDEEERRIRMALLASAGRVKKNGESQNETSAPAEDKKPSPEDAPKICYRCKKVGHLSRDCPEHQDGTLXSHANGGVEDDPPMDLDKSTSEVDKVTMEEDDINEIGEEEKEKLNDVDYLTGNPLSSDILLYAVPVCGPYSSVQSYKYHVKIVPGSVKRGKAAKTAMNLFSHRPEATVREKELMKACTDPELVAAIISNVKITSAGLSQLKQKQKKVKKSSSKAK, via the exons ATGGTGAAGGTCCGGATGAACACCGCCGATGTCGCCGCCGAGGTCAAGTGCTTGCGGCGGCTCATCGGCATGCGCTGCTCCAACGTCTACGATATCTCCCCCAAG ACGTATATGTTCAAGCTTATGAACAGCAGTGGAGTCACAGAGTCCGGCGAGAGCGAGAAGGTCTTTCTATTGATTGAGAGTGGCGTCAGATTGCATACAACTCAATACGTTCG TGACAAGAGTAATACTCCATCTGGGTTTACCCTAAAATTGAGGAAGCACATACGAACACGAAGGCTCGAGGATGTACGCCAGCTTGGATATGATAGG ATTGTTCTCTTTCAATTTGGGCTCGGTGCGAATGCGTACTATGTTATATTGGAGCTATATGCCCAAGGAAATGTTATTCTCGCAGATTCAGATTTTATGGTCATGACCCTTCTTCGCTCTCATAG GGATGACGATAAAGGGGTTGCAATCATGTCACGTCATCGTTATCCAGTTGAAATTTGTCGAGTTTTTGAGCGAACAACTGCTGAAAAGTTACAGGAAGCTCTTACGTTGTCTAAGGAACCTGATAACAATGAACCTGTTAAGGATCTTGAAGGTGGAAATATTGTGCCTGATGCACCGAAAGAGAAAAAGGGTAAAAGTAAAGGTGGGAAGCCTGCCGAGTCAAGTAAGAGTACTGGTGATGCTAAAGCAAAACAGGCCACCTTGAAGAATGTTCTTGGGGATGCGTTGGGATATGGGCCTGCTCTGTCTGAGCATATTATATTGGAAGCTGGCCTCATTCCAAACACAAAAGTTTCTAAAGAGAACAAGTTAGATGATAATGCAATTCAGCTATTGGTTGAAGCTGTTGCGAAGTTTGAGGATTGGCTGCATGATGTCATTTCAGGTGATAAAATTCCTGAAGGATACATTTTAATGCAGAAGAATTCAGGAAAAAGTGGCCCCCCATCTGAACCAGGAAGTTCTGTCCAG ATATATGATGAATTCTGCCCCATATTATTGAACCAATTCAAATCGAGGGAGCATGTAGAGTTCGAAACATTTGATGCTTCTTTGGATGAGTTCTATAGCAAAATTGAGAGTCAAAGGGCAGAACAACAGCAAAAGGCAAAAGAGAGCTCCGCCACCCAGAAGCTTAATAAAATACGTGTTGACCAG GAAAATCGTGTTCACATGCTAAGGAAAGAAGTTGATCAGTGTGTTAAAATGGCGGAATTGATAGAATATAACTTAGATGATGTGGATGCTGCTATAGTTGCTGTTCGTGTAGCTTTAGCAAAGGGCACAAGTTGGGAGGATATTGCTCGAATGGTgaaggaggagaagaaatatGGAAACCCTGTTGCTAGCCTCATTGACAAGCTTCAGCTTGAAAAGAATTGTATGACATTGCTGCTGAGTAACAATCTTGATGAAATGGATGATGATGAGAAGACTCTCCCAGCAGATAAG GTGGAAGTTGATTTAGCACTTTCAGCACATGCCAATGCTCGGAGGTGGTATGAACTGAAGAAAAAACAGGAGAGTAAACAGGAGAAGACTGTAACAGCACATGAAAAGGCATTTAAGGCGGCCGAGAAAAAGACTCGTCTCCAGCTGTCACAG GAAAAAGCTGTTGCTAGCATTTCACATATGCGCAAGGTTCACTGGTTTGAGAAATTTAACTGGTTCATCAGCAGTGAGAACTACTTGATTATCAGTGGACGTGATGCTCAACAAAATGAGATGATAGTCAAGCGCTATATGTCAAAAGGAGATCT GTATGTCCATGCGGAGTTGCATGGGGCTTCCAGCACCGTGATAAAGAACCATAGGCCTGACCAACCAGTGCCTCCACTTACATTAAACCAAGCAGGATGCTTCACA GTTTGCCACAGTGCAGCATGGGATTCAAAGATTGTCACTAGTGCTTGGTGGGTTCATCCTCACCAGGTCAGTAAAACTGCTCCTACAGGGGAGTATCTGACAGTTGGAAGTTTTATGATTCGTGGGAAGAAGAATTTTCTTCCTCCACACCCTCTCATTATGGGCTTTGGGTTGTTATTTCGCTTGGACGAAAGCTCCTTGGGCTCCCATCTGAATGAGAGGAGGGTAATAGGTGAGGAGGAGGGGACGGATGATGTAGATGAAATTGGACCTCTAGAAGAGGTATCTGATTCTGAGTCAGAGAACGAAACTGCAGAG AAAAACTCAGAAGAATCAAAAACCGCTCCTGATTCATCTATACATATCACTAAACCAGATCTGAAAGACCCATCTGAGAACGGCTTACTTAGAAGCAATGCTGAAACAAAAGACTCACATGAAATTTCCATGAAGGACAGGAAGGCCTTGAGTGATGCTGATATTTCTGTAAATGGTGTTTCATCTGTCACCCCTGAACTTGAGGATCTCATTGATAGAGCTCTTGGGCTTGGATCTACAGCTATGTCTgctaaaaaatatcaaattgacACTTCTCCAGTTGGTTTGGTAGCGGAACCTAATGTTGAAGAGAATAAGGCTACAGGAAGAGATAAACCTCATATTTCAAAAGCTGAAAGAAGAAAGCTCAAGAAAGGCCAGACTGGTTGTGCTCATGAAGAACAAGCTGAGgtgcaaaatgaaaaattaaaacatgataGTTCAGTCAGTCAGCCTGAAAAGGAAGTTCACGAGAAGAAGCCCAGTGGTGGAAAAACCAGCCAATTGAAACTACACAATGTTTCTTTCAGCCAGACTGAAAAGGAAGTTCATGATAAGAAGCCAAGTAGTGGAAAAGCCAGCCGTGGACAAAAGGGTAAACTCAAGAAGATGAAAGAGAAGTATGCTGATCAGgatgaggaagaaagaaggaTCCGTATGGCTTTACTAGCT tcTGCTGGAAGAGTGAAGAAGAATGGAGAGTCCCAAAATGAAACTTCAGCTCCAGCGGAAGATAAGAAACCAA GTCCTGAAGATGCTCCAAAAATATGTTATAGATGTAAAAAGGTAGGTCATCTGTCCCGGGATTGTCCAGAACATCAAGATGGTACATT CAGTCATGCAAATGGCGGAGTTGAAGATGACCCTCCTATGGATTTGGATAAATCTACTTCTGAAGTGGACAAGGTGACAATGGAGGAGGATGATATTAATGAGATAGGTgaagaagagaaggaaaaattaaatgatgttgATTACTTGACTGGCAATCCACTGTCCAGTGATATTCTCTTATATGCGGTACCTGTCTGTGGTCCTTATAGCTCAGTCCAGTCTTACAAATATCATGTGAAGATAGTTCCTGGCTCTGTGAAGAGAGGGAAAG